The DNA sequence TCGGCGGAGACGTCGCGCGGAACCACCCGGAAGCCGGCCCGGGTGAGAATCGATTCGAGCCAGTCGGCCCACATCCGGTTCTCCGCCACATAGCTGAGGAAGAGATCGGCGGGCAGGGAGGGCCTGCGCCGGGTGAAGGCGTCGCGGATCCGCAGGCGGACCTCCTCGCCGATCGGGGGCATCGAGGTGATCTCCCGGTCGGTGATGACCGCGACGAGCCGTTCGAAGGCGGAGAGCAGGGAGTTGGACAGCCCGGCCTCGTCACCGAAGGTGGCGAGCGTCTCCTCGTAGGCGTAGTAGGGGCGGTAGGGGATCTCCACCGCGCCCCAGTAGGCGGTGAGTTCGTCCCCGGACAGGTCGCGCGGCAGCCGGTCGAACTTGAGCCGGGCCAGCGCCCGCCCGGCGTCCGCCTTCTCCTTCTCGCCCTCGTCGATGCGCATCGGAACGGGGTAGAGGGCGATGGGCCGGCCGGTGTTGCGCTCGGCGATCTGGCGGGCGACGGAGGCCGCGCCGTCGATGGACTGGTCGCTGAGGGTGAAGCAGTCGACGAGCACGTCCGGGAGGTGGACGGTGCAGATGTCGGCGATGTCGCTGAGGCCGGTCCGGCTGTCGATGAGGACGTAGTCGTAGTTGGCCTTCATGTCGTCGCGCAGCGCGTCGAAGAAGTGGCCGCCGCCGAACCGGTCGTAGAAGTTGTCCCAGTCGAAGGTGGAGACGGTCGCGGAGTATTCGCGGTTCTGCCGTCCGGCGGAGACGAAGTCGAGCGTGCCGCCCTGCGGGAACTCCCAGCCGAGCGACTCGGGGGTCAGCGACACGGCGTGCGGCTGGATGCGGGCGTAGTCGCGGTGCCAGTCCTCGGGGCGCTGGGCGGGGCTGGTCGCGGCCCAGGCGTACTCGGTGATCAGGTCGATCACGCCGGTGGTGGCGCCGAGGGTGGCCGGGTCGAGGAAGGGGTGGAAGAACCGGTGCAGCCCGGGGGCCTCCAGGTCCCAGTCGACGGCCAGCACCCGCTTGCCGTTGGCCGCGAGGATCCAGGCGGTGTTGGCGAGCGCCATGGTGCGCCCGGTACCGCCCTTGTACGAGTAGAAGGTGACGATGCGCCCGTCACGACCGGCACTCATAGGTCCTCCGCTTCCGTCGCAGGGTCGTGCGGGTCGGGGATGTAGCTCGTACCGCCCATGGGACCGGTGAGCCGGGTCCGCTCGCCGGAGCCGCCGCCCGGTCCGGGAGGGTAGGCCTTCGCGTGCTTGAGGTACTGCTGGGCGGCCACCTCGACCACCTGGGGCAGGAGTTGGCCGAACGCCTCCATGGTGGGCACTCCTTTCGCCGCGGCACGGCACAGGGCCCGGCCCTGGCCCATCTTGACCGGCATGGTCGCTTCGAGTCTCTCGGTGAGCTCGGCCTCCGCCGCTCGGCTCTGGTGGTCGTCGCGGCTCCACGGCACGACCATGGTGACCCAGGGCCGGTTCTCCGCGTCGAAGGCGGCGAGCCTGCGGCGGTGGTCCTCGTCCATGAGGGCCCAGCGGTCGACGAGCAGGATCTCGGGGGTGCTGGGCGGGGCCTTGGCGTCGTGCCGGTCCTCGTCGAACGAGGTAATGACGGCCTGGTAGTTGAGCGAGCGGACCAGTTCCTCCGCCACATAGGCCAGGGGGCGGGCGGCGGCCGGGTAGTAGGGGTTCCAGTCCTGGGGGTGGTCGCCGTAGTGGTCGCTGTTGCGTCCCTCGGGCAGATCGTGGCGGGTGGGCGCCGCGATGGTGATCTGCATCGGCCGGGGAGCGCCGACTCCGCTGCTGGGGGAGCCGAAGGCGCTGGGGGCGAGGCGGTAGTCGACGGGCCGGCCGGTGTCGATGCGGACCGAGTCGGCGACGCTCACGATGCGTTTGGCCAGTTCGTAGACGGCCCGTTCGTATTCTTCGGCGAAGAGTCTGAGCTTGATCAGGCCGTAGAGGCCGTCGCTGACGTAGCGTTCCCCGAAGTCACGGTGGTTGAACTGCAACCGCTCGGCGGAGCCGGGGAGTTGGCTCGGCGGCACCGGTACCCAGAGCGCCGGGACGATGGCCTCGGCGGGCTGGTTGGAGCGGGCGCGGTGGTGGATGGCGCGCTGTTCGAAGGCGTACCACTCCTTGCCGCACATCTCACTGGCGAAGTAGCGCGGCGAGAACAGCGGGACGAACACCCGGCAGGTGGCGAGGACGTCGCCGAGCCGCTCGGACCAGCCCTCCCCGGAACGTATCTCCCGGTCCATGAAGCCCGCAGGCGCGCCCGCGGGTAAGTCGGTCATGGCCATCACATGGCCGCAGAGGTCCTGGAAGAGCCGTTCGACCCACATATCGGGGTCCGTGCCGCCGCCGTACCCCGGCGTGTGGGCGTAACTGAGAAAGAAATACGGCCGATGGCCCACCGCTCGCTGTTGCGTCGATGCGTGCACACGACCCCCGTCCTGTGTGAGCACTCGCATCCCGGAAGGAGGAAGGGAGTGGAAGCGAACTCATCATTCCGGAGCGGACCGCTTTCCACCCCCCTGCCGTTCGGTCATTCGCACGGCACTTTCTGGTCAGATGCCAGGATGTTCGGCGCCTGACCGGACGACGGGAAGCTCCTGCCGCGATTCTTCTCGGTCGCACTCCGTGTTCCGCTGATCTCCTTGCGCACAGCGGAGATCAGCTGTTTTCCGTCGACCGTCACCTCCGCCGCGTTTTCGATCTTGTCGAGAGCTTCCGGAACACCCGTGAGGAAGCGCGGGTCGTAAAGCCCGAGCCCCGCCCGTTCGAATGTCTCGGCCAGCAGTCGGGAGAACGTCACGTGTTCGTTCCCCCAAGGCGTCCGATGTTCCCAGGTACCGTCCAAGGCGTAAAGATCCGCCACTTCACCGAGCGCCCGCAGTTTCGCCCGGCGGAATCCGCTGAGCAGGCCGAGTGCCAGCTCGTTCGCCTCCGCCGACGGCCCGACGCCGAGCGCGCCGGGCCCGTGGCGCCCCGGCTCGGCGTCACCACAGGACAGCGGGGTCAGCGTGGTGAGCGTCCGGGCCGCCTCGGCCGCCTGACCGGGTACGGCGTCGGCCAGCAGCGACCAGGCTGCGCCGACCCGGTACGCCCAGGCGTCGGCGTCCTCCACTGCCAGGCGGTCGGTCGCGGGTGCGTCGAAGCAGTCGCGGAGGGGGTCGAGGTCGTCCAGCAGGAGTACGGGGGCGGGTTCCCGGCGCAGGACGTGCACGGGCAGCCAGTGCGGGCCCTCGGGCTCATCGGGTGCGATGCGCAGCTCCGTGCCGGGCGTGTCCTGCGGGCGGCGGACGAGGAATCCGTCGCCCGTGGCGCGCACCACGGCCGTTCCCCGCTCCCCCGGGCCGCCGAGGAGCACGGTGCCGAGGGTGGGCAGATACAGGCTTCCGTCACGGTAGGCCACGGGCACGGACAGGTCGTCGCGTCCGGCGCGGACGGCTGCGGCGGCCACGGTGGCGCCGAGCCGTTCGGAGGCGGGCCCCGTCATGCCGCGGCCCGCCTCGACGTCCTCCAGGGCGCCGATCAGCCAGGTGCGGGTGTAGGGGTGCGCGAGCACTCTGTCGAGCGCGTCGGCGCCCGGGGGGTCGGCCTCCAGCGTCGCCGCGAGCCGCCAGGCGTCGTCCCAGAGAGCCCCGCCCCGCCCGTCGAGGGTGTCGTGGAGGGCCGCGAGCAGGGTCCGGGTCAGGTCCTGATGGGCGGCGAGCAGTTCGTCCGGCGCCCGGACGGCGGGCGACTCGGTGGCCGCGGCCGTGCGCTCCTCGATGCCGCGGATCAGGGCGGCCAGGTCGGCGCAGTAGACCGACGGGTTGTCGAAGCCGCTGTCGCCGCCCTCGGGGCCGCTGCCGGAGCGGTACCGGTGGGTGTAGAGCCCGCCGCCGCAGGAGCGCACGACGGGGCAGCGGCGGCAGGTCTCGCTGACCCCGGCCAGACCGAGCTGCCGCGCCTGGACGCCGGGGTGGGCCGCGACCTCGTCGAAGGTGTTGCGGAAGACGTCGAACCCGGTGGCGGCGGCGCCCTCGTAGGCGCTCTTGAGCGAGTCGACCTGTTCCAGCTGTCCGTCGGTCTCGATGACGACGAGGTCGGTGGGGGCCAGGCCGAGGGACTCGGTGAGGCTGGGGCCGCCGTTCAGGCTGGAGAGCACCGAGGCGAACAGACGGACGGGCATGGGGCGGCCCTGTTCCGTCCAGCGGTCGAAGACCGTCAGGAGCCAGTCGGCGTACGCGGTGGGCGATCCGTCCGGCCGCGGGGGCGGGTCGTCCCAGGTGGCGTGCGGCAGCAGGAAGTCGACGAGCGGGGGTTCGAGTCCGGCGAGAGCGTCCTGCACGGCCACCGGGTCGTTGTGGATGTCGACCGTGCACAGCAGACCGAGGTCCAGGTGGCGGTAGCGCTCCTCGCGGAGCAGTTCGACGGCTCGCAGCACCATCGGGTGGCTGCTGCGTCCATCGGCGAATCGGCGGTGGCGGTCGTTGGCCGCGCGGTCGCCGTCGAGCGAGATCCCGACCCGGACGTGGAACTCGTCGAAGAGGTCGAGGTAGCGGGGGCTGAGCTGGACGCCGTTGGTGTGGATCCTGAGGTCCAGCTCAGCGATGCCGTTCAGGGCCGAGCCGAGCTCCTCGCAGACCCGTCGCAGTCGCGCGGGTCCCGCCAGGAGCGGTTCCCCACCGTGCAGGATCACTGTCACGGAGGGAAGCGCATGCGCCGTCGCATGCTCGGCCAGACGCCGGGCTGTCCAGGAAATTGCCTCGTCGGAGATGGTCTTGGGGCGTGTCAGCCAGCTCTGATCGGCATGTTCGTAGACATAACAATGATCACAGGCCAGATCGCACCTGCTGTGCACTTTCAGCACGAATTCACGGAAGGGGACCAGGGGTCCTGTCATCCCGTCATTCTAGCCGCTTACGACGTGGACTCAGAGAGCCGAATTGAACGTGGAGATCCGGGTGGACCTGGCCGTTGTCGCACCGCATACGCGGTTGATCTTCCTGGCGGCCTCGGCGCTGCGGACGTCGGTCGCCGAGAGGGTCGCGCGGGTCTTCGCAGAGGCGAAGGAGGGGGTGGTTCCGTAGGTCTTCACGGCCGTCCTAGGGGGATCCTGAAGGGGTCTGTTTCCGGACATTGAAATGCTGCCGGATTCCGCGTCATCACACGTCCCGGCACGCGCACTTTACTACCGCGGAGGCTCTTCCACATGCCGGCGGAGCGGCCTTCACACCTGGATACGAAACTCGAAACACACCTTCCGCTCGGCCGCTCGGGTGAGCGGGGGACGAGCGGCGGAACCGGTGGGCCCGGCGGCCGGCCCCGCTGCCGCCGGCACGCGCAGGTGAGAGGCTTTCCGCCACCGGCGAGACCGCTCGCACAGGTGCCGGGCGCGCGCGCCGCGCGGGTCCCGGACGACGGGCGCCGGGCGGCTCCGGCAGGACGGCGGTTCACCCGTTCACCAGCTTCTCGCCAGGGAGGCCGTGTTCCGCACGGAGGACGCGCACGCGGTCCGGTAAGGGGTTCGCCGGCCCACGGCGCCCGTGATCCGCGCCCGGGCGCGGTGCCGCGACCCGCTCGGCGCACCGCCGCGGGAGCACATCCACGGCCCCGGTCACCCTCGATGGCCCCTCCCCGCGCGGAGGTGGTCGCGCCCACCGCGGAGGGGGCGGCAACTCACGTGTCGACGAACACAGTTGGACTACCTTGCCACAGCGCCGCGAGGTGAGGAAGGACACCCGCGCCGAAGTGGCCGAACCCTTTCGTGGCGACCGTCCGAGGAGCCGGGACGCTCTTGCCGCGTCCGGCCCTCCCCCCTACTCTCGTGGCCCGGGCGGGCCAGGCGCCACGACCGGCCGGGTCATACGACAACTGCAGACGGAGGCGTCCATGACGGCGTTGCCTGAGCCGCTGAGATCCATGGTCTTCAGGAACGATGACCTGCCGGCGCTG is a window from the Streptomyces sp. MMBL 11-1 genome containing:
- the fxsA gene encoding FxSxx-COOH cyclophane-containing RiPP peptide — its product is MKTYGTTPSFASAKTRATLSATDVRSAEAARKINRVCGATTARSTRISTFNSAL
- the fxsBH gene encoding radical SAM/SPASM protein FxsBH, inactivated beta-hydroxylase extension form; amino-acid sequence: MTGPLVPFREFVLKVHSRCDLACDHCYVYEHADQSWLTRPKTISDEAISWTARRLAEHATAHALPSVTVILHGGEPLLAGPARLRRVCEELGSALNGIAELDLRIHTNGVQLSPRYLDLFDEFHVRVGISLDGDRAANDRHRRFADGRSSHPMVLRAVELLREERYRHLDLGLLCTVDIHNDPVAVQDALAGLEPPLVDFLLPHATWDDPPPRPDGSPTAYADWLLTVFDRWTEQGRPMPVRLFASVLSSLNGGPSLTESLGLAPTDLVVIETDGQLEQVDSLKSAYEGAAATGFDVFRNTFDEVAAHPGVQARQLGLAGVSETCRRCPVVRSCGGGLYTHRYRSGSGPEGGDSGFDNPSVYCADLAALIRGIEERTAAATESPAVRAPDELLAAHQDLTRTLLAALHDTLDGRGGALWDDAWRLAATLEADPPGADALDRVLAHPYTRTWLIGALEDVEAGRGMTGPASERLGATVAAAAVRAGRDDLSVPVAYRDGSLYLPTLGTVLLGGPGERGTAVVRATGDGFLVRRPQDTPGTELRIAPDEPEGPHWLPVHVLRREPAPVLLLDDLDPLRDCFDAPATDRLAVEDADAWAYRVGAAWSLLADAVPGQAAEAARTLTTLTPLSCGDAEPGRHGPGALGVGPSAEANELALGLLSGFRRAKLRALGEVADLYALDGTWEHRTPWGNEHVTFSRLLAETFERAGLGLYDPRFLTGVPEALDKIENAAEVTVDGKQLISAVRKEISGTRSATEKNRGRSFPSSGQAPNILASDQKVPCE
- the fsxC gene encoding FxsC protein, with the protein product MRVLTQDGGRVHASTQQRAVGHRPYFFLSYAHTPGYGGGTDPDMWVERLFQDLCGHVMAMTDLPAGAPAGFMDREIRSGEGWSERLGDVLATCRVFVPLFSPRYFASEMCGKEWYAFEQRAIHHRARSNQPAEAIVPALWVPVPPSQLPGSAERLQFNHRDFGERYVSDGLYGLIKLRLFAEEYERAVYELAKRIVSVADSVRIDTGRPVDYRLAPSAFGSPSSGVGAPRPMQITIAAPTRHDLPEGRNSDHYGDHPQDWNPYYPAAARPLAYVAEELVRSLNYQAVITSFDEDRHDAKAPPSTPEILLVDRWALMDEDHRRRLAAFDAENRPWVTMVVPWSRDDHQSRAAEAELTERLEATMPVKMGQGRALCRAAAKGVPTMEAFGQLLPQVVEVAAQQYLKHAKAYPPGPGGGSGERTRLTGPMGGTSYIPDPHDPATEAEDL